From the Parcubacteria group bacterium genome, the window CCGCATCGCGCATCCTCATCTGGTCCTGTGTCAGATCTTTGGCCGCAACAGTGCCACATGAACAAAAAAACAGCAACAGCATTATGATCAAGTGCATAACATTCCCTCTTATATTGATCTTTTAAAAAACGGTATATTTCCCCTATCTATCCATAATTCCGCCTACGTGTGGCTCCTATCACACTAATGCAACAAAAGAACGAACATCCAGGTAAGGAGGAGATAACCTGCACATTCCCCACTGTAGACGGAACTATGGACATATATTATGCTGGAAGGTAGTGAATTATGATAACAAAATTACTTCATTATGTCAATATCACGCACACCATCACTTTCTGACCACTCCTACGTCAATGCATTCAATGTGATCCCCGGCATTGGCGCACAAAAACTCTTTCTTCTTTCCAATTATTTTGATTCTTTTGCAGATGCATGGATTGCACCTGTTGATCAATTGATTGAAACGGGATTTTCTCCAAAGCTCGCCGACAGTGTCGTTGCATACAGATCACAGATCGACCCGTCTGCCACATGGCAAAGAGTGGCGCAGAGTGACGCACAACTGCTTACGGTCAAAGACCCACGATTTCCCGTGAGATTACGTGAGATCGACCATCCGCCATTTTGTCTTTATGTCCGTGGCAATATCGATCTCCTATCATCGCCATCTGTCGCAATCGTCGGATCACGCAAGGTCAGTGAGTATGGCACGCGCGCAACAACACTCTTGGCCGGTGAGATCACGCGCAGTGGCATCACGATCGTTTCAGGACTTGCTCTCGGCACCGATGCACTGGCGCATCGCGCCACACTGGAAAATAACGGACCCACAATAGCCGTGATCGCAGGTGGCGTGGATGACGACGCAATTGCCCCGCGATCACATCTCTCGCTGGCGCGCAAAATCCTCGCACGTGGCGGTGCGATCATTTCTGAATACCCTATCGGGACGACACCAAGCCGTGGCACATTTCCGGCACGCAATCGCCTCATGGCAGGATTATCCGTCGCCACGATCATCATCGAGGCCGCCAAAGATTCCGGTACATTGATCACTGCCGCGCACGCATCACAATTTCAGAGGAAAGTTTTTGTCGTCCCCGGATCGATCTTTGCAACACATGCCTATGGATCAAATCATTTGCTCCGCAATAACATCGCAAAGCCCGTCCTCTGTGCAAACGACGTCCTCTGTCTATTCCATAAAAACAAAAAATACACAGGAGAAAATATCTCTCCAACATTTTCCTCAACAGAAGAAAAAGATTTGTACGAACACATCAAAAAATATCCCGATGGCATCCAGATCAACCGTCTCATCAAGGAATCACCCCTTGATACAATAACCATCTCCAGCACATTGACCATGCTTGAAATTGGCGGCACGATCAAAAACATCGGCAACCAAACATACGTCGTCACATAAAAATTCGATAATTATTTTCACTCCTCATCCCATCCCCTACCTTATTTGGTGATCACGTTTTTTCCTCCCGGCATATATGATCGCAAGACCTCCGGTACGATCACACTGCCATCTGCTTGTTGATAGTTTTCCAATACAGCGATAAACGGCCGCGGTGACGGTAATACGGTGTTGTTGAGCATGTAGACATATTTTTTCTTGCCGTCTTTATCCTTGTAGCGCACATTCAAACGACGCGACTGCCAGTCAAGGAAATTGGATGCACTTGCCGTCTCACCCCACCGATCCATGCCGGGCATCCATGCTTCGAGGTCAAACATGCGGTATTTCCCCGCACTCATATCCCCTGTACAGATCGCCAATTTGCGATACGGAAGACCTAATTCTTGATGGATCTCCTCGGAGATCGCCACCATTTCTTGTTGGATTTTTTCTGTCAGATCGACATCAGCCGGTGCAAGCACAACTTGCTCGATTTTCATGAATTCATGTACACGATACATACCTTTGGTATCTTTGCCATAACTGCCGATCTCGCTGCGATAACACTGGCTATACCCGCAAAGTTTCATCGGAAGTTGTGACTCATCTAAAACCTCATCGGCGTAATACGCAAGCAATGATGGCTCTGCCGTACCAACCAAAAATTTCTTTTCTTTGGCATCCGCACCGTCTGCCGTTTTACTTTTTGATGCAACCTGATAGATCTCATCAATTTCTTGATCGTATTCCGTCCCTTTGAAATATCCACTGCCAAAAAGTGCAAATTCTTTGACCAGTGTCGGCGGGATCATCGGTGTGAACCCTTTGGAGATGATCTTGTGAAGTGCATACATCATGAGCGCCATTGTCAATGCCGCGCCATCACCCTTGAGATAATATCCACGATAACCCGCGACCTTTGCGCCACGTTCAAAATCAATGATGTCCAAATCTCTCCCGAGAGTAATGTGATCCTTGGGCACAAAATCAAACTGCGGTTTCTCACCTTTTTCATAGACCACAACATTCTCACTCTCATCTTTGCCACGTGGCACATCATTGGCATGCACTGTCGGCACTTGCACCATAAGCGCGTCAAACTCTTTTTGTAACTTTTGTAAGACAGGCTCCTTTTGTTCCGATTGCTCTTTGACTACTTTCCCCTCCACAATGATCGCCGGACGTTCATCTGCAGTTGCTTTTTTCATGCGATCATTAAGCACATTTTTCTGCGCCTGAAGCGCTTCGATCTCTTGCATGAGTGCACTGCGTTCCTTGTCCACTGCAAGTAAACCCTTGATAGAAATCGTAAGATTTTTTTCTTGAGCCGCTTTTTGCACTGCTTCTGCGTTGTCACGAATATATTTGATGTCTAACATAGCTAAAGTTCTAAAGTTTATGAAGTTAAAAGTTTATAAAGTGAAAATGTGTCATCTTGAACCCTGCCTACCGGCAGGCAGGTCGTTTCAGGATCTCAATCACAATGACCCTGACAAATCCCTCCATTCATTATTGAATTCTGTTATTAAATTAATTTTCCATTCCCTATGCCAATTTTTCAACTGCTTTTCACGCCTCAATGCACTGAATACATCTTCCGTTTGTTCGTAATATACTAATTTATCTATATTATATTTTTTTGTGAATCCTTCTGCTAATTTATTTTTGTGTTCATATATCCTTTTCTGTAAATTTCCCGTTACGCCAATATAAAAAACTTTATTATGTTGATTCGTAAGAATATAAACACAATATTGTTTCATAGCTATATATGCTCTACACTACTATATTTGAGATCCTGAAACGACCTGCCTGCCGGTAGGCAGGGTTCAGGATGACAACATGAATAAAACCTTACTGCAATGGTAGCAAAGAATATGCCTATTTGCAAAAATCCTACCGTCAAGTTATAAAATCAAATTGATAATATACAAAGTAAAATAAAAGAAGCTTGACTGAATTGTTTTTCGGCAAGCTTCTTTGGCGGCATTATGCATCGACCCAAAACCTCTCTCCTTTTTCAAAGAGATAAATTTTTCAATGCCTAAACCCTTCGCTTCTATATCGGATCGTTCGCCAGCAACGCATAAGACATATTGTTATTCTGATCGTACTCTGAAAATAAATTTTTATCAACAAAAAAACGACAAATAAATGTCGTCTTCAGAGTCAATTTCCAAATTTACCAAATCTGACAAACTTAGAAATTGGGAGAAGGAACTTTTTTGAAGTTCCTTCTCCAGAACATCATGGTTTACTACGTTGAAGCGCTTCGCCTACTGCAGGTCGGTTTTGGCCTTGGCGGAAAGACTCTTTGTAGGGTCGATTTTGGCGAGCAACACTCGAAGTTTGCCCTTTACCGACCAGGATCGAGCACTCAGGATTTTCCAAAGGAACACTTTGGTTTCATCCAGCTCGTTTGTTGTCCTTTCCAGCTCAGCCGAAAGCATGTTTATCCTTTCCTGAAGAGCAATCTCTTTCCCTGCGGTAGCATCGAGCTGCTTTTTCATGGTAAAGGTTTTCTCGACCAACTCCTGCTTTTCAGCTTCGACCTGAGGTAAGCATTCGAGCGCCGATTTCTCAGCTTCGAGCGTGGTGGCCTTTTCTTTGACCATCTCGGCCTCAATGTCTCCCACAACATACTGGCACATGACGTCGCCGTCAACGATACGAAACGGAGGATACTCATCACTTTTACAAGGCACTCCTGAAAGAAAAAGTATTCCCTCAATTGTGGTCTGGAGGATGCCCTTGGAAATCTGGCAGAGACGCCCCCGTTTCGTCATTCCGTGGTTATCACGGTCGATATAAAAAGCTTCTTCGCCATTCCTTCGGACATTCAGCAGAAAATCAACTTCTGGTGTAAGCGCATACTTGTTCTTGGTATCCTTATGGCTCTTGGCATAAACGCGTATGGCCACCATGCCTTCCTTTTCGGGGCTGATCATCAAAAATGAAACAGTTTCGCCAACCCTGCAACTGATAGGAACAGAAGAACCAAGCAGTTTAATTGTGTTAATACCTGATCCATTGATGATAATCTGTCCGTCCTCGGTCATATTTCCGATACTTAATACATTGTCAGGTCTCATACCTTTCTCCTTTGAAGTGTTTCCTGGTAAACCAGGTGTTAAAGGACTTTTCGGCTCTGCGAAGCAGCAACCTAGGCAAATTAGCCCTTGCCATATAGGGTGTCCAATAATGAACTCCCTATATTAGCATAAAAATAGCTCAAAGTCAATAGCTATGCTTGAAAAAAAATCCAGCCATGAAGCACATTCTTGGCTGAATTTTCTGATTTGATATGATTTTGATCTGTTTAATCTACATGTTTATGTTGTTCCGGTCGAAATGCCGGTGCACATGTTACGACGAGCGATAACTCTTTCGCATCCACCCAAAACTTCTCCCCTTTGTCAAAAAGGTACATGTCCCCCGCCTCGATCTCACAATCGCCTTTTTCAGAATGAATACTGGCAGTTCCAGATTGCACATAATAAATTTCTTCTACTTCAAGATTGACCACCCGTCCTTCATCCGGAAACCGTCCATTGATGTATGCCGTCGCGACATTGAAATTTTGGTTATGCATATCGTACTCCCATACAGTGCACTTCTCTGAATTAGAGACTTTTTTTGCGTGTGCTTTTTTGACCAACATAATGTGATTGTAAAAATATTTACGTTATAACCCCATCATAACACAGAAAAACTCTTTCGTGATCACACATTTTTGCTGCATAAGTTATACACACCCTCTCCTTGCACACTTTTTGCCTTTTGTTGTATAATATACTCATAGAGGTGTTATTGGGAGGTTCTCACGAAACGAGGTAAAACAAATAGACAATCGCATATCCGCTATCAAAATGTGTATTTTGAAAACAAAAGACAGTTTCATGTAAATGGGGATTGTCTTTTGTTCTTTTAAAAATCCGTGTCAAAAAACAAAAAATTATTTTACAAAAAAGGAGGACTTTTCTATGTACTACTCAAATGACGGAGAACTGTTCTCCATTGTACATCCACACCAACATCTGTTAAAAGGCTGTGTAAATTGCAAGTTGTTGTGGATCAACACAGAACAGAAAATTCATCTTGCTGAAGAAGAATTTTGGATTTTTTGCAAAGCGATGTACACACTCAATCAAAGACGGTTGACTGCGGATGAACTCGCCCAACACAATATCCATTTTACCAGCATGATCTGCGCGCCATGTTTTCATGTTTCTCGCGGTGAAAAATATCGCGAAAAACAACGCACTGAAGGAAATTTTCCATGTTTTGGCAGTGCAATAAACGGGTATTGCGATCAAAGTTCCTGCACGTACAGGAGCAGATGCATCACGTGGCAAAGTCGTAGTGACCCAAGTAGACAGGATTACTATGAACATGTTTCCCATCAAATTGCACATCGCATGCCTATATCCATGAAGCATTAGTGCGCCATGCACAAAATAATTCCCTACAAAACATCTTTCCGTTAATTGGAATGACGTTTCTGCAGGGAATTTTATTTTGTTCCAAAATTTTTTTGTTACTGTATTTTTATATTTGTCACGTCTTTATATTTTTCATGGTCTTGTCCATATCTCTCATGTGTCAAAAAAACAAAAACCACACACCCCATTGCCAAAAGCACAATGATGTATGTGATAAATTTCTCCATATGCACAGATAAAAAAATTATATTTTTCACTGTTATCGTCTTGAGAGGAATGTTTCTACAGACCGAGACTCGTCACATGGTAGGAATAGGTATAAGCATTTTTTATCGCAACCTCTTCGATCGCTTTTCGCACAGCACCCCACTCAAATGTATAGGTATATTCTTTGCCAAACAGATCTGACTGTTCGTTGATGTTCTCTTCCCGTGGTTGACCAAATCCTGTTTTGTATGTTGTGGTCTTAAACCCAAATCCCGGACTCATATCCATATCCGTTCCGCCGGACAATCCCATACCGGACTCTTTGAGATATTCCGTAAACCGCACTTCTTTCTTTTCTTCATCGATACGAAATCGCGCCACGTACGTTAGTTTCTTTTTTGAGAGAAATGCTTTACGTTCCGCGATCACAGCGGAAAATTCATGGATCCCATTTTTTTCACTCCATGTGCCTGCGATAAAAGACAGAGCATTTTTTATATCATTGATCATACAGCCTATTATTATATGTGATTCCATTATACCATAAAAAGTACCCTCTCGTGCAATAAATCAATCCCTTATCGGCACTTCTTCCGGCGGTGCTGACACTGACGTTTCCTTTGCTTTTGCATCAAAAACACTCATATCGCGTCCACCATACTGCCACATATACACATCACGCGCAACAGGAACCGTCGTGGAGGATAATTCACCGGTTTGTCCTTCTACCATGATCGCCAAAACCATTTCCGGATGATCATACGGCGCATAGGACACAAACCATGAGTGCACACTGTCCCCATTGCCAAACTGCGCCGTACCGGTTTTTCCCGCAATGGCAACATTTAAATTTTTGAGCATTGTCGCCGTCCCATCAGTCACTGTTTGTCGCATTCCTTCCTGAATAATTTTGATATCCTGCGGATCACCCAAGTGATCGCGGATGATCTTTGGTTCAATTGTAGTTGTCGTGTCCGTCGTTTTATGCACAATATGTGACACAACATGCGGTTCATATAATGTCCCTCCATTTGCAATTGCCGCAATTGCATTTGCAACTTGTAGCGCAGTTGCCGTCACAAATCCCTGCCCGATCGCCGCATGATATGTGTTACCAACATACCATCTTTCTCCGAGCGTATCTTCCTTCCATTTTTTGTCAGGATAAAAACCGCTCACTTCTCCGGAGAGATCGATACCCGTCTTTTCTCCATAGCCGAATTTTGTCATGTATTCTTTCATCCGCTCAATACCCAAACCCACCACATCCCCATTGCCTCCGCCGACAGTATAAAAATACACATCGCTCGATACAGCGATTGCTCGCCGCAGATCCGTAAAACCGTGTGCACGCCAATCTCCAAAGAAAAACGATCCAATTTGCAGTCCGCCACGACTCTCGATTTGATAGTCCGGTGAAACGATATGCTCTGCCAACACCGCTGCCGCCATGATCGGCTTTACCGTTGATCCCGGCGCATACGCCCCACCGATCGCACGATTGAAAAGCGGACGATTCTCATCGGTGATCCAGTTGTTATATGTATCATGATCAATACCCTGCGCAAAAACATTGTTGTCATATGATGGCAAACTGACAATCGCGCGCACCGCACCGTCACGCGGATCGATCACTACCGCAGTAGCACGCTTGGTCTTGGCACGTTCCAACTCTTTGCTGAGACGATCAAAAAGAAACTTCTGTAATTCCGCGTCAATATTGAGATAGAGATCCCCACCGGCAACTGGCGCAACGTCAACCAGATCTTTCACAACATTGCCACGACTGTCCACAAGCATTTGCTGTGCACCATGTGTCCCGTGGAGATCTTTTTCGTAGTAGTATTCCACACCGGTTTTACCAATGCGATCGATCAACAAATAATCCGGATGCTCCTCATGTTCTTCTTTTTTGATCAGACCTTCATATCCGATAATATGCGCAAACTTTTCTCCATCCGCATAATGACGAATTGCAAATTGCTGAATACGCACACCGGACAATTCACTTTCCTGCGCCTTGAAATCCAACGATTGTTCATGGGTGATATTTTCTTTGACAACCGTTTCGCTGCCAGACGCACGTGCCATATCAAAAGCCTCCGCAACATCGCTTTCATTTATCGCAAGAATTTGTGCAAGACGCGCGACAATGTTACGTTGCATCTCTTCATCGTGTGGCAACAACTTCGGATCGACGACGATACTGCGACTTGGCATATTATTTGCCAACAGCGTTCCATAAAAATCAAAAATTTCTCCTCGCGGTGCAATGATCGGCACAGATTGCACACTATTTCCCGATGCGACAAATGCATAATAATCACCTTTCACCACAGAAAGATAAAATACCCGCGAAGTAAGTGTGATGAGACTGCCGGCAATAACGATCCAAAAAATCGTCAACCATCGCCGGTCAAAATCAAATGACATGCGCGCAATTTCTTTTTCAGACGCCGTAAGTACGGCGTCTTCAATTTCATTTCTGTATTTTGAAATTTTTTGTAATCGCATATGGTTTCTTATATATGTCCGCGCGCGTCATCATGCGCATATACTCTGATAATTTTTTCGACAAAACCGATACCCCGCAAAAGTATTATAAAGACACATGCCGTCAAAGCGATCGCCCCGCCATACATCCATACCCCATAAGACACACGATGCACATAGATCATATTTACACAGAGATCAGCGACAAGAGCGATGCCTTGTATTACAAGAAAAAGCCATACCGCGCCCGCATTATTACTACGCACCAATTGTGTCCTTACTGTATCAAAAACATATGCGGAAATGATCATTGCGCAAAAAAATACACCCCACCGATCATACCACATGACGCTCAAACACAAGGCGCACACAATGATCCATATACCGATTTCTTTCATGTCACGCACGCAGAGCCATATGCATATGAAAATGACACCACCAAAAAGCGGGATACTCCCAATGCCCGCATAAATACCCGCAAGCATACATGCGACAAGGAGAAGGATTGTGCGCAAAATCGACTGAACCATATTATTTTTTTATGACAAAAAGCGTCCGCAAATCACCCAAAGCAACGAGTGGTACAATTGTTGCTTTTTGGAACAATTGATCCTCTGTTGTGGAGACATTTTGTACGTGACCGACTGATAACCCTCGCGGGAAACGCGTACCGATCGACGATGTGATGAACATTTCCCCGTTTTCCACCACATCATCCTTTTTTATATCCTCAACAACTGCCGAAAGTCCATGATTGCCCCGCATGATCGCCTCAGCGCCACCTTTTGCGCCAACAACGTTTACTACACTGTCAGGATGCGTGATCAAACGCACGCGTGAAACTGTTTGATTGACATCATCAATATACCCCACAAACACACGATCATCGATGATCACGGCCATGTTTTCTTCAATGCCTTGTTCTCTCCCCTTGTCGATCATCACCCACTGACTTCCGCCGAGTGAGTCTCTCGCGATGACATCTGCACCGATCAATGTATATTCTTCCCGTGGCAGGAGATCCAATTCTGTACGCAACAATTGATTCTCCTTTTTGATATCCATACTATATGCATTTTCAGACTCCATCCGTCTCACTGTAGCGCGCAAATCCTGATTTTGCGCATAGAGATTGCCCATGTCTGCGATCAGACCCACTGCGCTACGATATTTCACGCCAACACCATAACCGATATTTGACAATGGGGATAGAATTACCATGATACCGCTACGAATTTTTGTCATTATCCCAAACGGATTGGCAACCATCACGAGAAAAATGATCACGATGTATACACTGATATTTTTGGTTCTTTTGTTCCTATGAAGTGATTGCATGTTTTTTGTTGATACTTTTTGTTAGTCACAATTTAACGCAGTGGCGCGCCTTGATCGTTTTCGATCAGAACATCACGGAGATTTTCCAAATCCTCCAAAACAATACCGCAACCGCGCACAACAGCAGTGAGAGGATCTTCCATCATCATCACCGGCATTTTTGTTTCATTGGCGATCAATTTATCCAATCCGCGCGTCAATCCGCCACCACCGGCCAAAACGATTCCCCGTTGCATAATATCAGAAAGTAATTCCGGCGGTGTTTCCTCAATGATCGTCTTGACCGTATTGACGATAATGCGAATGCTACGTGACATTGCATCACGAATATGCTCATCAGTCACCACCACCTCTTTGGGAAGTCCTGTCACGAGATCGCGACCACGCACCTTCACGCGTAATTCCGTCTTTTGCGGATACGCACTGCCTACAGTGATTTTTGTTTCTTCTGCCGTCCGCTCACCAATAAGCAGGTTGAATTCATCACGCATGTAGCGCACGATATCTTCATTCATCTCATCACCCGCCGTACGAAGTGATCGCGCCGCCACAATACCTCCGAGAGAGATCACCGCGATCTCGCTCGTACCACCACCAATATCAACGATCATATTTCCCCCCGCATCTGTCACAGGTAGTCGTGCACCAATCGACGCCGCCATCGGCTCATCGATCAAATATGCCTCTCGTGCGCCGGCATTGATCGCCGCATCGATCACAGCACGCTTCTCCACTTCTGTGACGCCGGATGGAATACCGATAAGCACCCGTGGCCGTGGCAAGATCGAGAATGATTCTTTGTGCACTTTATCAATAAAATATTTCAACATCTGTTCTGTCACATCAAAATCACTCACTACGCCATCTACAAGAGGACGCGTTGCAACAATGTGTCCCGGCGTCTTGCCTACCATGCGTTTTGCTTCCTTACCAATCGCCAAAATTTGTCCTGTACGATTATTGACCGCAACAACAGACGGCTCATTGATCACGATGCCCTTGCCTTGCACATAGATCAGCGTATTTGCCGTACCAAGATCGATCCCAATATCTTTGGAAAGATGTCCAAAAAGCATTCCCGTGAACTTTTGTGATATTTTTTTCAATTTATTAAAAAGTCGAACCATAGTGATTGCATATACAAAATGAGAGATAAAAAAACGCCAGTCATACAACAAACTGTCTCAAAACCCCATTTGTATTTTTATTTTATAAACACCACTTATTCTACAAGAAAAAAGCCCAAACGTCAAAGCTTTTTAAAAAATCCCTCCGCCCGTTGGGCACCTCCCTTTGAAAAAGGGAGATTTAAAAATTTCCTCTTTTGTAAAGAGGCCTGCCTGCCACCTGCCTGCCGGTAGGCAGGGACTGAGGGAGATTTAACCAATTCCGCAATAAAAAAGAAAATATTAGAAAAAATGTCATTGCAAGGAACGAAGCAATCTTAAACTACTGCACCGCTCTTATACGAAAAAATCCCTCCGCCCTATCAGACGCTTCCCTTTTCAAAAGGGAAGACTGTACGCCACGATCAGTCATCCTGAACTTGTTTCAGGATCTAAATCTAAAAAAACTCTGTAACATTTAAAGATTCTGAAACAAGTTCAGAATGACATATTTTAAAATAATATTTCAATTACACCTCAAATTATTTTCGCAGAATCTTCAAAAACGCTTCCGGCGGAATTTCCACACTACCGGATTGTTTCATACGTTTCTTTCCCTTTTTTTGTTTTTCCAATAACTTTCTTTTGCGCGTAATATCACCGCCATAGAGTCCCGCGATCACATCCTTGCGAAATGCACTGATCGTTGCGCGTGCGATCACTTTTGCGCCGATCGTTGCCTGAAGCGCCACGGCAAAGTTTTGTCGCGGAAGTACTTCTTTGAGCTTGTCAACGATTTCTTTGCCGATGTGAAACGCACTTTTTTTCGGTACAATGCGAGAAAACGCATCGATCAATTCCCCGGCAACCATAATGTCCAATTTGATCAGATCGCTCTTGCGATAGCCCGACATTTCGTAATTCATCGATGCATATCCACTTGAAATACTTTTCAGTTGATCATGGAAATCCACGATCACTTCCATAAGCGGTGCATTGAAAGTCAGTTGCACACGGTCCGCATCGATATAATTCGTGTTGACATATTCTGCACGCGTTGTGTTCATGAGCTCCATGATATTTCCCAGATATGTGGACGGTGCAATAATATCCAATTTTGCATATGGCTCATGAATTTCCTCGACAATTGATGCATCCGGCAACTCTGCCGCTGAATAAATATCGATCAGTTCATCAGAATTTTTCTTTCGTATTTTATACACGACACTCGGCGTTGTGATCGTCGGTTGCAGACCGAATTCACGATCCAATCGCGCTTGGATGATCTCCAGATGAAGCAGTCCCAAAAAGCCACAACGAAATCCCCGCCCCAAGGCTTGATTGCTCTCCGGCTCAAAACGAAACGCCCCATCATTGAGTGTGAGTTTATCCATTGCATCCCGCATCACATTGTATTCCCCACCATCCACAGGATAAAAGCTCGCATACACCATCGGTTTGACCACGCGATACCCGGGAAGCTGTACAATGCGATCATAGTTTTTTTCTTTATTGCTCTGTTTCAATGTGACCGTATCACCAACCCTGCACTCCACAACCGTTTTGAACCCCGTGGCGATATAGCCGATATCTCCCATCGTGAGCGTGTCGCATGCATCATATTGCGGACGGAAGTGCCCGAGCTCAACGATACCACTATCTTTTTTTGTCGCCATCATATGAATGTCGTCCCTTTTGGAAATCGCGCCATCCACCACCCGCACATACGCCAAGACACCCTTATACGAATCGTACACGCTGTCAAAGATCAATGCGCGAAAATCAGCATTTTCATTTCCCCGCGGTGCCGGCACACGATCGATCACCACTTTCAATAACTCCTCCACGCCCTCGCCCGTCTTCCCGCTCACAGCCAAAATCTCCTCCTCTTTGCATCCGAGGATATGGATCACTTCTTTCTTTACTTTTTCCACATCCGCATTTGGCAGATCGATCTTGTTGAGCACAGGAATGATCTCCAGATCATGCTCCAATGCAAAATAGAGATTGGTCAATGTCTGCGCTTGCACA encodes:
- the dprA gene encoding DNA-processing protein DprA produces the protein MSISRTPSLSDHSYVNAFNVIPGIGAQKLFLLSNYFDSFADAWIAPVDQLIETGFSPKLADSVVAYRSQIDPSATWQRVAQSDAQLLTVKDPRFPVRLREIDHPPFCLYVRGNIDLLSSPSVAIVGSRKVSEYGTRATTLLAGEITRSGITIVSGLALGTDALAHRATLENNGPTIAVIAGGVDDDAIAPRSHLSLARKILARGGAIISEYPIGTTPSRGTFPARNRLMAGLSVATIIIEAAKDSGTLITAAHASQFQRKVFVVPGSIFATHAYGSNHLLRNNIAKPVLCANDVLCLFHKNKKYTGENISPTFSSTEEKDLYEHIKKYPDGIQINRLIKESPLDTITISSTLTMLEIGGTIKNIGNQTYVVT
- a CDS encoding rod shape-determining protein; this encodes MLFGHLSKDIGIDLGTANTLIYVQGKGIVINEPSVVAVNNRTGQILAIGKEAKRMVGKTPGHIVATRPLVDGVVSDFDVTEQMLKYFIDKVHKESFSILPRPRVLIGIPSGVTEVEKRAVIDAAINAGAREAYLIDEPMAASIGARLPVTDAGGNMIVDIGGGTSEIAVISLGGIVAARSLRTAGDEMNEDIVRYMRDEFNLLIGERTAEETKITVGSAYPQKTELRVKVRGRDLVTGLPKEVVVTDEHIRDAMSRSIRIIVNTVKTIIEETPPELLSDIMQRGIVLAGGGGLTRGLDKLIANETKMPVMMMEDPLTAVVRGCGIVLEDLENLRDVLIENDQGAPLR
- a CDS encoding GIY-YIG nuclease family protein, whose translation is MKQYCVYILTNQHNKVFYIGVTGNLQKRIYEHKNKLAEGFTKKYNIDKLVYYEQTEDVFSALRREKQLKNWHREWKINLITEFNNEWRDLSGSL
- the serS gene encoding serine--tRNA ligase → MLDIKYIRDNAEAVQKAAQEKNLTISIKGLLAVDKERSALMQEIEALQAQKNVLNDRMKKATADERPAIIVEGKVVKEQSEQKEPVLQKLQKEFDALMVQVPTVHANDVPRGKDESENVVVYEKGEKPQFDFVPKDHITLGRDLDIIDFERGAKVAGYRGYYLKGDGAALTMALMMYALHKIISKGFTPMIPPTLVKEFALFGSGYFKGTEYDQEIDEIYQVASKSKTADGADAKEKKFLVGTAEPSLLAYYADEVLDESQLPMKLCGYSQCYRSEIGSYGKDTKGMYRVHEFMKIEQVVLAPADVDLTEKIQQEMVAISEEIHQELGLPYRKLAICTGDMSAGKYRMFDLEAWMPGMDRWGETASASNFLDWQSRRLNVRYKDKDGKKKYVYMLNNTVLPSPRPFIAVLENYQQADGSVIVPEVLRSYMPGGKNVITK
- the mreC gene encoding rod shape-determining protein MreC produces the protein MQSLHRNKRTKNISVYIVIIFLVMVANPFGIMTKIRSGIMVILSPLSNIGYGVGVKYRSAVGLIADMGNLYAQNQDLRATVRRMESENAYSMDIKKENQLLRTELDLLPREEYTLIGADVIARDSLGGSQWVMIDKGREQGIEENMAVIIDDRVFVGYIDDVNQTVSRVRLITHPDSVVNVVGAKGGAEAIMRGNHGLSAVVEDIKKDDVVENGEMFITSSIGTRFPRGLSVGHVQNVSTTEDQLFQKATIVPLVALGDLRTLFVIKK
- the mrdA gene encoding penicillin-binding protein 2 — translated: MRLQKISKYRNEIEDAVLTASEKEIARMSFDFDRRWLTIFWIVIAGSLITLTSRVFYLSVVKGDYYAFVASGNSVQSVPIIAPRGEIFDFYGTLLANNMPSRSIVVDPKLLPHDEEMQRNIVARLAQILAINESDVAEAFDMARASGSETVVKENITHEQSLDFKAQESELSGVRIQQFAIRHYADGEKFAHIIGYEGLIKKEEHEEHPDYLLIDRIGKTGVEYYYEKDLHGTHGAQQMLVDSRGNVVKDLVDVAPVAGGDLYLNIDAELQKFLFDRLSKELERAKTKRATAVVIDPRDGAVRAIVSLPSYDNNVFAQGIDHDTYNNWITDENRPLFNRAIGGAYAPGSTVKPIMAAAVLAEHIVSPDYQIESRGGLQIGSFFFGDWRAHGFTDLRRAIAVSSDVYFYTVGGGNGDVVGLGIERMKEYMTKFGYGEKTGIDLSGEVSGFYPDKKWKEDTLGERWYVGNTYHAAIGQGFVTATALQVANAIAAIANGGTLYEPHVVSHIVHKTTDTTTTIEPKIIRDHLGDPQDIKIIQEGMRQTVTDGTATMLKNLNVAIAGKTGTAQFGNGDSVHSWFVSYAPYDHPEMVLAIMVEGQTGELSSTTVPVARDVYMWQYGGRDMSVFDAKAKETSVSAPPEEVPIRD
- a CDS encoding ribonucleoside-triphosphate reductase; the encoded protein is MINDIKNALSFIAGTWSEKNGIHEFSAVIAERKAFLSKKKLTYVARFRIDEEKKEVRFTEYLKESGMGLSGGTDMDMSPGFGFKTTTYKTGFGQPREENINEQSDLFGKEYTYTFEWGAVRKAIEEVAIKNAYTYSYHVTSLGL